The Rhodococcus rhodochrous DNA window GCTGGGCCCGCGACCGGGCGCGCACACTCGTATAGGAGGATCGGCCACTCATGATGTTCGTACTGGGCGTGGTGCTGTTCGCCCTCGGCATCGCCATCTCCATCGCCCTGCACGAGGCCGGCCACATGTGGACCGCGCAGAAGCTGGGCATGAAGGTCCGGCGCTACTACATCGGGTTCGGTCCCCGCGTGTTCGCCTTCCGCCGCGGTGAGACCGAATACGGTCTCAAGGCGGTTCCGGCCGGCGGGTTCTGCGACATCGCCGGCATGACGGCCCTGGACGAACTCGCGCCCGACGAGGTCGAGCGCGCGATGTACAAGCAGAAGACGTGGAAGCGCCTCGTCGTGATGTCGGGTGGCATCGCGATGAACTTCCTGCTCGGCATCGTGCTCATCTACGGCCTCGCCGCCAGTGCGGGGCTGCCCAACACCGACAACCGCGCGGTGGTCGGCACCGTCGGCTGTGCCGCGCCGACCCAGGACGGTCCGCCCGATTACACCCCGGCCGACTGTTCGGGTCCCGGTCCGGCCGAGCAGGCCGGCATCGAACCGGGCGACGTGATCGTCGCCGTGGACGGGCAGTCCGTCGAGACCTTCGGCGACCTCGTCCGGGCCACACAGCCCCTGTCGGGCACCGTGCCGTTCACCGTCGAACGCGGCGAGGAGACCCTCACCGTGCCGGTCACGGTCCAGCAGGTCCAGCGCTGGGTCTACGAGAGCGAGTCGCCCGACGCCGAACCCGTCTCCCGCACCGTCGGTGCGATCGGTG harbors:
- a CDS encoding M50 family metallopeptidase, with translation MMFVLGVVLFALGIAISIALHEAGHMWTAQKLGMKVRRYYIGFGPRVFAFRRGETEYGLKAVPAGGFCDIAGMTALDELAPDEVERAMYKQKTWKRLVVMSGGIAMNFLLGIVLIYGLAASAGLPNTDNRAVVGTVGCAAPTQDGPPDYTPADCSGPGPAEQAGIEPGDVIVAVDGQSVETFGDLVRATQPLSGTVPFTVERGEETLTVPVTVQQVQRWVYESESPDAEPVSRTVGAIGVGGEPGIIEYTPLSAIPATFDFTGYLAVRTAEALVSLPSKVADLWMAVTGGERAVDTPVSVVGASVIGGQFAERGIWESFVLLLAQLNFFLGAFNLLPLLPLDGGHMAVAIYEKARNWLRSLRGLPVGPPVDYMKLLPLTYVAVVIGGAYMVLTLTADIVNPIKLF